In the Methylomonas rhizoryzae genome, one interval contains:
- the leuD gene encoding 3-isopropylmalate dehydratase small subunit, producing the protein MEPYKKHESIAVLMNRSNVDTDQIIPKQFLKKVERSGFGQHLFHDWRFNDDGSDNPEFELNNPAFKGAKILVVGDNFGCGSSREHAPWAIADYGFNTIISTSYADIFYNNCFKNGILPIKVDKDQLDTLMAEIAANEGVRFTVDLENQQLSTPAGNGFSFEIDPFRKGNLLSGLDDIGLTLKHVDKIDLFEQQHKQDFPWLWA; encoded by the coding sequence ATGGAACCGTATAAAAAGCATGAAAGCATCGCTGTGCTGATGAACCGCAGCAACGTCGATACTGATCAAATTATTCCCAAGCAGTTTTTAAAGAAAGTGGAACGTAGCGGCTTTGGCCAGCATCTGTTTCACGACTGGCGTTTCAATGACGACGGCAGCGATAACCCCGAATTCGAGCTGAACAATCCGGCTTTTAAAGGCGCCAAAATCCTGGTGGTGGGTGACAACTTCGGCTGTGGCTCCTCACGTGAACACGCGCCGTGGGCCATTGCCGATTATGGTTTCAACACCATCATCTCTACGAGTTATGCCGATATTTTTTATAACAATTGTTTTAAAAACGGCATTCTGCCGATCAAGGTCGATAAAGATCAACTGGACACATTGATGGCTGAAATCGCGGCAAACGAGGGGGTGCGTTTTACCGTCGATCTGGAAAACCAACAGTTGAGTACGCCAGCCGGTAATGGCTTTAGTTTCGAAATTGATCCGTTTCGCAAAGGTAATCTGCTCAGTGGGTTGGACGACATCGGCTTGACCTTAAAACACGTCGATAAGATCGACCTGTTCGAGCAGCAGCATAAGCAGGATTTTCCCTGGCTTTGGGCCTAA
- the nth gene encoding endonuclease III produces MNAQKRLAIFDRLAIATPEPTTELNFSSPFELLVAVVLSAQATDKGVNKATAKLFPVANTPQAILALGEAGLKEYVKTIGLFNSKAANIIKLCESLISKHGGEVPRSREDLEALAGVGRKTANVVLNTAFGLPTIAVDTHIFRVSNRTGLAPGKNVLEVEKKLEKSVPRLHKKDAHHLLILHGRYVCIARKPRCQTCCIADLCEFKEKTT; encoded by the coding sequence ATGAACGCGCAGAAACGACTCGCTATTTTCGACCGTTTAGCTATCGCTACCCCTGAACCGACCACAGAGCTGAATTTCAGTAGTCCATTCGAGTTGTTGGTGGCGGTGGTGCTCTCCGCGCAAGCGACCGACAAAGGCGTCAACAAGGCCACGGCAAAATTGTTTCCGGTGGCTAATACGCCGCAAGCCATCTTGGCGTTGGGCGAAGCGGGTTTGAAGGAGTACGTTAAAACCATAGGCCTGTTCAACAGCAAAGCCGCCAATATCATCAAATTGTGCGAAAGCTTGATAAGTAAACACGGCGGTGAAGTGCCGCGATCCCGTGAAGATTTGGAGGCCTTGGCCGGCGTCGGCCGCAAGACGGCGAACGTCGTTTTAAACACCGCGTTCGGTTTGCCTACCATAGCGGTCGATACCCATATTTTTCGGGTGTCGAATCGCACCGGCTTGGCACCCGGCAAAAACGTTCTGGAAGTCGAGAAAAAATTGGAGAAAAGCGTGCCGCGCCTACATAAAAAAGACGCGCACCATTTGTTGATTTTGCACGGGCGCTATGTGTGCATAGCCCGAAAACCCCGCTGTCAAACTTGCTGTATTGCCGATTTATGCGAGTTTAAAGAAAAAACCACATAG
- a CDS encoding RnfABCDGE type electron transport complex subunit B produces MSDELVDRIDALLPQTQCGQCGYKGCLPYAQALAKDEADINRCPPGGDAGIRRLAQLLGRAYLPLDPACGEEKPRQVAVIVEADCIGCTKCLPPCPVDAIVGAAKHMHSVIAGHCTGCGLCVAPCPVDCIRMEDVADPIWDATAADKARSRYQARNRRLQQQELAKAERLARQKQLLAKLKQN; encoded by the coding sequence ATGTCCGACGAGTTGGTGGACCGCATCGATGCGCTGTTGCCGCAAACCCAATGCGGTCAGTGCGGCTATAAAGGCTGTTTGCCTTATGCCCAAGCGCTGGCTAAGGACGAGGCGGACATTAACCGCTGTCCACCGGGCGGAGATGCCGGGATCCGCCGGTTGGCGCAGTTATTGGGTAGGGCTTACCTGCCTTTGGATCCGGCATGCGGCGAGGAAAAGCCAAGGCAAGTGGCGGTCATTGTCGAAGCGGATTGCATAGGCTGCACAAAATGCTTACCGCCTTGTCCGGTGGATGCCATCGTTGGCGCGGCCAAGCACATGCACAGCGTGATTGCCGGGCATTGCACGGGGTGCGGGCTGTGCGTGGCGCCTTGTCCGGTCGATTGCATTCGCATGGAAGACGTCGCGGACCCTATTTGGGACGCCACCGCGGCGGACAAGGCTCGTTCGCGTTATCAAGCCCGCAATCGGCGTTTGCAGCAGCAAGAATTGGCAAAAGCGGAACGTTTGGCGCGGCAAAAACAGTTGCTGGCCAAGTTAAAGCAAAACTGA
- the metG gene encoding methionine--tRNA ligase has translation MSTRRILVTSALPYANGPIHLGHLVEYIQTDIWVRFQKMRGHQCHYVCADDTHGTPIMLRADREGITPEQLIAQVETQHKADFAEFGVAFDHYHSTHSPENKLLSELIYTRLREAGHINSRSITQAYDPVKNMFLPDRFIKGECPKCGAPDQYGDNCEACGATYSPMELKNAVSAISGEKPVEKESLHYFFNLADFSAFLHDWTTAGHLQPEVANKMAEWLGNGLQEWDISRDAPYFGFEIPQAPGKYFYVWLDAPIGYMASFQALCDKQGLDFDAYWGENSTVELYHFIGKDIIYFHSLFWPAMLHGSGFRTPSAVFAHGFLTVNGEKMSKSRGTFIKARTYLEHLNPEYLRYYFAAKLAGGVEDIDLNFEDFSQRVNSDLVGKVVNIGSRCSGFIAKRFDNLLAAECSEPELFQFFIDAESGIAELYEKREFGKAMREIMALADKANQYIDEKKPWLIAKEDGRDTELHQVCSMGLNLFRILVAYLRPVIPSLAANAEAFLAIPVQPWPAKAQPLLNQRINAFTPLMTRVDADKIAAIVEASKESLEKSPKPKEKTCEPIADTVDIEDFVKIDLRVARIVKAQPVDGAEKLLQLTVDVGDETRTIFAGIKSAYSPEQLEGRLTVVVANLKPRKMRFGTSEGMVLAAGPGGNDIWVLSPDAGAQPGMRIK, from the coding sequence ATGTCTACTCGAAGAATCCTGGTCACGAGTGCGCTGCCGTATGCAAACGGCCCTATCCACTTAGGCCATCTGGTCGAATACATCCAGACCGATATTTGGGTGCGTTTTCAAAAGATGCGCGGCCACCAATGCCATTATGTGTGTGCCGACGATACCCACGGTACGCCCATCATGTTGCGCGCCGACCGAGAGGGGATTACGCCCGAACAATTGATCGCCCAAGTAGAGACTCAGCACAAAGCCGATTTCGCCGAGTTCGGGGTGGCTTTCGATCATTACCACAGCACGCATTCCCCGGAGAACAAGCTGTTGTCCGAGTTGATTTACACCCGTTTGCGCGAGGCCGGGCACATCAACAGCCGCAGCATCACCCAGGCCTACGACCCGGTCAAAAATATGTTCCTGCCGGATCGCTTCATCAAAGGCGAGTGCCCCAAGTGCGGTGCGCCCGACCAGTACGGCGACAACTGCGAAGCCTGCGGCGCCACCTACTCGCCTATGGAATTGAAAAACGCGGTTTCGGCGATTTCCGGCGAAAAGCCGGTCGAAAAGGAATCGCTACATTATTTTTTCAATTTGGCTGATTTCAGCGCGTTTTTGCACGATTGGACCACGGCCGGGCATTTACAGCCGGAAGTGGCCAACAAGATGGCGGAATGGCTGGGCAACGGCTTGCAAGAATGGGATATTTCCCGCGACGCACCGTATTTCGGCTTTGAAATCCCGCAGGCGCCGGGCAAATATTTCTACGTCTGGTTGGACGCGCCCATCGGCTACATGGCCAGTTTTCAAGCCCTGTGCGACAAACAAGGCCTGGATTTCGACGCCTATTGGGGCGAAAACAGCACTGTCGAGCTGTACCATTTCATCGGCAAGGACATCATCTATTTTCACTCGTTGTTTTGGCCGGCCATGTTGCACGGTTCGGGCTTTCGCACCCCAAGCGCGGTTTTTGCCCATGGGTTTTTGACCGTCAACGGCGAGAAGATGTCCAAGTCGCGCGGGACTTTTATCAAGGCTCGCACCTATCTGGAGCATCTGAATCCGGAATATTTGCGTTATTACTTCGCGGCCAAATTGGCAGGCGGGGTGGAAGACATCGATCTGAACTTCGAGGACTTCAGCCAACGCGTCAATTCCGATCTGGTCGGCAAAGTCGTCAACATTGGCAGTCGTTGCAGCGGCTTCATCGCCAAGCGATTCGACAACCTATTGGCGGCAGAATGCAGCGAGCCTGAGTTGTTTCAGTTTTTTATCGATGCGGAAAGCGGGATTGCCGAGTTGTATGAAAAGCGCGAGTTCGGCAAGGCGATGCGGGAAATCATGGCGCTCGCGGATAAGGCCAACCAATACATAGACGAGAAGAAACCCTGGCTGATCGCCAAGGAAGACGGCCGGGATACGGAGTTGCATCAGGTTTGCAGCATGGGCTTGAATTTGTTCCGGATTTTGGTTGCCTATCTGCGTCCGGTCATTCCTTCGTTGGCGGCTAATGCAGAGGCGTTCTTGGCCATACCGGTTCAACCTTGGCCGGCCAAAGCCCAGCCTTTGCTGAATCAGCGCATCAACGCGTTTACCCCGTTGATGACCCGGGTCGATGCGGACAAGATAGCCGCTATCGTCGAGGCTTCCAAGGAAAGTTTGGAAAAATCGCCCAAGCCTAAAGAAAAAACCTGCGAGCCGATTGCAGACACTGTCGACATAGAAGATTTCGTTAAAATCGATCTGCGGGTGGCCCGCATTGTTAAAGCCCAACCGGTGGACGGCGCGGAAAAGTTGCTGCAACTGACCGTCGATGTCGGCGACGAAACCCGTACCATCTTCGCCGGAATCAAATCCGCGTATTCCCCGGAACAATTGGAAGGCCGGTTGACCGTAGTGGTCGCCAATCTGAAGCCTCGCAAAATGCGCTTCGGCACCTCGGAAGGGATGGTGTTGGCGGCCGGTCCCGGCGGCAACGATATTTGGGTACTGTCGCCGGATGCCGGCGCCCAACCCGGCATGAGGATCAAATAG
- a CDS encoding HvfB family MNIO-type RiPP peptide maturase, with protein sequence MTNYRSAGACRAGLGLRRAFLPEVLANPPSQVDFYEVAPENWMTIGGKLGKQFRAVTERHEVVCHGLSLSIGSCDPLDEAFVYQLKAFMAEHGIRFYSEHLSYCSHKGHLYDLMPIPFTEEAVTHVAARIRRVQDILEHKIAMENVSYYATPGQEMSEIDFFNAVVAEADCNVLIDINNIYVNSVNHAYDALAYLRAIPGERIAYAHVAGHYVEAEDFLVDTHGAPVIDPVWRMLEIAYQEFGVFPTLLERDFNLPPLSELLQEVDTIRSLQRQAEPADLIFA encoded by the coding sequence GTGACCAATTATCGGTCTGCCGGCGCTTGCCGGGCGGGTTTAGGCCTTAGACGGGCGTTTTTGCCCGAGGTTTTGGCCAACCCGCCCAGCCAAGTGGATTTTTACGAGGTGGCGCCGGAAAACTGGATGACGATAGGCGGCAAGTTAGGCAAACAATTTAGGGCCGTGACGGAGCGCCATGAAGTTGTTTGCCACGGCTTGTCGCTGTCTATCGGCAGCTGCGATCCGCTGGACGAAGCATTCGTGTATCAGCTGAAAGCCTTCATGGCCGAACACGGTATCCGCTTTTACAGCGAGCATTTGAGTTATTGCAGTCATAAAGGGCATTTATACGATTTGATGCCGATACCGTTCACCGAAGAGGCCGTAACCCACGTTGCGGCGCGGATCAGGCGGGTGCAGGACATTTTGGAGCATAAAATCGCGATGGAAAACGTCTCGTATTATGCGACGCCGGGGCAGGAGATGTCGGAAATCGATTTTTTCAACGCGGTGGTCGCCGAGGCGGACTGCAACGTCCTGATCGACATCAACAATATTTACGTCAATAGCGTCAATCACGCTTACGATGCGCTTGCATATTTACGAGCGATTCCTGGGGAGCGCATAGCCTATGCGCATGTCGCCGGGCATTACGTCGAGGCCGAAGATTTTTTGGTGGACACCCACGGGGCACCGGTCATCGATCCGGTATGGCGCATGCTGGAAATCGCCTATCAGGAATTCGGGGTGTTTCCGACCTTGTTGGAGCGCGATTTCAATTTGCCGCCGTTAAGCGAGTTGTTGCAGGAGGTCGATACGATACGGTCGCTGCAACGGCAGGCGGAGCCGGCTGACTTGATTTTTGCATGA
- the leuC gene encoding 3-isopropylmalate dehydratase large subunit yields the protein MKKTMYEKIWDSHLVVDTEGQAPLLYVDRHLMHEVTSPQAFEGLRLSNRKVRNPHSILATMDHCVPTKNRDLPIADPIAKKQIETMAENCRENGLNLYDMKNANNGVIHVVVPEHGFVHPGMVVVCGDSHTATHGAFGALAFGIGTSEVEHVMATQTLPQKKSKTMQIVINGELSKYASAKDIALAITGKIGTAGGTGYVIEYTGSAIKSLSMEGRMTLCNMAIEAGARAGLVAPDEKTYEYLKGREFAPAGDYWDQALAYWKSLPSDEGAVFDATVVLDANEIAPQVSWGTSPEQVAGVDSLVPSPESFSDDIKRKACESALAYMGLTPNTKITDIPIDFVFIGSCTNGRIEDIRIAAEVAKGTKVANGVTAIVVPGSYHVKQQAEQEGLDKIFVDAGWEWREPGCSMCLAMNGDELSKGQRCASTSNRNFEGRQGKGGRTHLVSPAMAAAAAAAGHFVDIRTL from the coding sequence ATGAAAAAAACCATGTATGAAAAAATTTGGGATAGCCATCTCGTGGTGGATACCGAAGGACAGGCGCCTTTACTGTATGTCGATCGGCACCTGATGCACGAAGTCACCAGCCCTCAGGCTTTTGAAGGTCTGCGCTTGAGCAATCGCAAAGTGCGCAATCCGCACAGTATTTTGGCGACGATGGATCATTGTGTACCGACAAAAAATCGCGATCTGCCGATTGCCGATCCGATTGCTAAAAAACAGATAGAAACCATGGCCGAAAATTGCAGGGAAAACGGCCTAAACCTTTACGACATGAAAAACGCGAACAACGGCGTGATTCACGTGGTGGTTCCCGAGCACGGTTTCGTCCATCCCGGCATGGTCGTGGTATGCGGCGACAGTCATACCGCAACCCATGGTGCGTTTGGCGCACTGGCGTTCGGCATAGGCACTTCCGAAGTCGAACATGTGATGGCCACGCAAACCCTGCCGCAGAAAAAATCCAAAACCATGCAAATCGTCATCAACGGCGAACTGTCCAAATATGCATCCGCCAAGGATATTGCCCTGGCCATCACTGGCAAGATCGGCACCGCAGGTGGTACTGGCTATGTGATCGAATATACCGGTTCGGCGATCAAATCGTTGTCCATGGAAGGCCGGATGACCTTGTGCAACATGGCAATCGAAGCGGGCGCCAGAGCTGGTTTGGTTGCCCCCGACGAAAAGACCTATGAATACCTTAAAGGCCGCGAATTTGCACCGGCTGGCGATTACTGGGATCAGGCTCTGGCTTATTGGAAGTCTCTACCCAGCGACGAAGGCGCCGTCTTTGATGCCACTGTGGTTCTGGATGCGAATGAAATAGCTCCGCAAGTGTCATGGGGCACATCGCCCGAGCAAGTCGCCGGAGTCGATAGCTTGGTGCCTTCGCCGGAAAGCTTCAGCGACGACATCAAGCGTAAAGCTTGTGAAAGCGCGTTAGCCTATATGGGACTGACGCCCAACACCAAAATTACCGATATTCCGATTGATTTCGTGTTCATCGGTTCTTGCACCAACGGCCGTATCGAAGATATCCGTATAGCCGCGGAAGTGGCGAAAGGGACTAAAGTGGCCAACGGCGTCACCGCGATTGTAGTGCCCGGTTCCTACCATGTTAAGCAGCAAGCAGAACAAGAAGGACTGGACAAAATCTTTGTCGATGCCGGTTGGGAATGGCGCGAGCCCGGCTGCTCGATGTGTTTGGCAATGAATGGCGACGAGCTGTCCAAAGGTCAGCGTTGCGCGTCTACATCAAACCGAAATTTCGAAGGCCGTCAGGGCAAAGGCGGACGTACGCATTTGGTTTCGCCTGCCATGGCTGCTGCCGCGGCGGCTGCAGGCCATTTTGTCGACATTCGTACCCTTTAA
- the polA gene encoding DNA polymerase I, giving the protein MSENKLILVDGSSFLFRAFHAVPPLTNAQGQPTNAIYGVSNMLRKLINDYATPYFAVVFDAPGKTFRHDLYQQYKANRPPMPDELRVQIQPLHELIRSLGLPLIMEPGVEADDVLGSLAQTAAAHGFSVIISTGDKDMAQLVNEQITLENSMTGTVMDIAGVQEKFGVKPEQIVDYLALMGDTVDNIPGVPKVGPKTAAKWLQEYGDLDSLMAGAADIKGKIGENLRASLPQLPLSRQLTTIRCDVALHYGIEDLKRKQPDLAALKQQLGQLGFSSWLKTLNGDDAAAGSLVEPTSTVSTPVPAVIAKDYQLILSEADFAAWLDKLKQAELFAFDTETTSLNYSDAEIVGVSFAVEAGQAAYLPLAHAYPDAPQQLDRHAALNALRPLLEDPRRAKVGQNLKYDAHVLHNHGITLRGMRHDTMLQSYVLNSTATRHNMDDLAKHYLGVDTIHYEDICGKGAKQIGFSEVALEPAADYAAEDADITLRLHQTLSAQLQQQPGLWSLYSDIEMPLLPVLVTIEQNGVLIDSDMLAQQSLELANRILGIEQQAHDVAGHAFNLGSPKQIQDILYDRLKLPVLKKTPKGQPSTDESVLQELAQDYPLPRLILEHRGMSKLKSTYTDKLPQQINPKTGRVHTSYQQAVAATGRLSSTEPNLQNIPIRSEEGRKIRQAFIAPPGYTIVAADYSQIELRIMAHLSGDAGLLNAFSKGEDIHRATAAEVFEVAPDSVTHDLRRSAKAINFGLIYGMSAFGLAQQLGLPRNQAQAYIDLYFNRYPGVRQYMEDIREQAKRQGYVETLFGRRLYLPDINAKNQALRQYAERTAINAPMQGSAADIIKRAMIACDRWITDSNADVKMIMQVHDELVFEVATADLAAYREKIRSLMTGAAELAIPLLVEVGSGVNWDQAH; this is encoded by the coding sequence ATGTCGGAAAACAAACTGATCCTAGTCGACGGCTCGTCGTTTTTATTTCGCGCCTTTCACGCGGTGCCGCCCTTAACCAACGCCCAAGGCCAACCCACCAACGCCATTTACGGCGTTTCGAATATGCTGCGCAAGCTGATCAACGATTATGCGACGCCTTATTTTGCCGTGGTATTCGATGCGCCCGGCAAAACCTTCCGCCACGATTTGTACCAGCAATACAAGGCCAACCGGCCACCCATGCCGGACGAATTACGGGTACAGATCCAACCCTTGCACGAGTTGATCCGCTCTTTGGGTTTGCCGTTGATCATGGAACCCGGGGTCGAGGCCGACGACGTGCTCGGCAGTCTGGCGCAAACCGCTGCCGCGCATGGCTTTAGCGTCATCATCTCCACCGGCGACAAAGATATGGCTCAGCTGGTGAACGAACAAATCACCCTGGAAAACTCGATGACCGGCACAGTGATGGATATTGCCGGGGTACAGGAAAAATTCGGGGTCAAGCCGGAACAAATCGTCGACTATCTGGCGCTGATGGGCGATACGGTCGACAACATCCCCGGCGTACCCAAGGTCGGCCCCAAAACCGCCGCCAAGTGGCTGCAGGAATACGGCGATCTGGATAGTTTGATGGCCGGCGCGGCCGACATCAAAGGCAAGATCGGCGAAAACCTACGCGCCAGCCTGCCGCAACTGCCTTTGTCGCGCCAACTGACCACCATTCGCTGCGACGTCGCCCTGCATTACGGCATTGAAGACTTGAAGCGCAAACAACCGGACCTTGCTGCCCTAAAACAACAACTCGGCCAATTGGGCTTCAGCAGCTGGCTTAAAACCCTGAACGGTGACGATGCCGCAGCCGGGAGCTTGGTCGAACCGACCTCTACGGTATCGACGCCCGTGCCGGCCGTAATCGCCAAAGACTATCAATTGATACTGTCCGAGGCGGATTTCGCCGCGTGGCTGGATAAACTCAAACAGGCCGAGCTGTTTGCCTTCGACACCGAAACCACCAGCCTGAACTATAGCGATGCCGAGATCGTCGGCGTTTCCTTTGCAGTCGAAGCCGGACAGGCGGCATACCTGCCGTTGGCACACGCTTATCCGGACGCTCCGCAGCAATTAGACCGCCACGCCGCATTGAACGCACTACGGCCGCTGCTGGAAGACCCGCGGCGCGCCAAAGTCGGGCAAAACCTAAAATACGACGCCCACGTACTGCACAACCACGGCATCACCCTGCGCGGCATGCGCCACGACACTATGCTGCAGTCGTACGTGCTCAACAGTACCGCCACCCGGCACAACATGGACGACTTGGCCAAGCATTACTTGGGCGTGGACACCATTCACTACGAAGACATTTGCGGCAAAGGCGCCAAACAAATCGGCTTCAGCGAAGTCGCGCTGGAACCCGCCGCCGACTATGCGGCCGAGGATGCGGACATTACGCTGCGCCTGCACCAAACCCTATCGGCGCAATTGCAACAGCAGCCCGGCCTTTGGTCTTTGTATAGCGATATCGAGATGCCGCTACTGCCGGTGTTGGTCACAATCGAACAAAACGGCGTGTTAATCGACAGCGACATGCTGGCGCAACAAAGCCTGGAATTAGCCAACCGCATACTGGGCATAGAACAGCAAGCACACGACGTCGCCGGGCACGCATTCAACTTGGGTTCGCCCAAGCAAATTCAAGACATTCTGTACGACCGTTTGAAATTACCGGTACTGAAAAAAACCCCTAAAGGGCAACCGTCCACCGACGAATCGGTGTTGCAGGAGCTGGCACAAGATTACCCATTGCCGCGCCTGATTTTGGAACACCGCGGCATGAGCAAGCTGAAATCCACGTATACCGACAAATTACCGCAGCAGATCAACCCGAAAACCGGACGTGTGCATACGTCTTACCAACAGGCCGTGGCCGCCACCGGACGTTTGTCGTCGACCGAACCCAATTTACAGAACATCCCGATTCGCAGCGAAGAGGGGCGAAAAATCCGCCAAGCCTTTATCGCCCCACCCGGTTACACCATTGTCGCCGCCGACTATTCGCAAATCGAGTTGCGCATCATGGCACATTTGTCCGGCGACGCCGGATTGCTCAATGCGTTTTCCAAAGGCGAAGACATCCATCGCGCCACCGCCGCCGAAGTATTTGAAGTGGCGCCGGACAGCGTCACTCACGATCTGCGCCGCTCCGCCAAAGCGATCAACTTCGGTTTGATCTACGGCATGTCCGCCTTCGGCTTGGCTCAACAACTAGGCTTGCCGCGCAACCAAGCGCAAGCCTACATTGATCTATACTTCAACCGTTACCCCGGCGTAAGGCAATACATGGAGGACATTCGGGAGCAAGCCAAGCGGCAAGGTTACGTGGAAACCCTATTCGGCCGACGCCTGTATCTACCCGACATCAATGCCAAAAACCAGGCTTTACGCCAATACGCCGAACGCACCGCCATCAATGCGCCCATGCAGGGTAGCGCCGCAGACATCATCAAACGCGCCATGATAGCCTGCGACCGATGGATAACCGACAGCAACGCCGACGTTAAGATGATTATGCAAGTACACGACGAATTGGTTTTCGAAGTCGCCACTGCGGACCTGGCCGCCTATCGCGAAAAAATCCGCAGTTTGATGACCGGTGCCGCCGAATTGGCCATTCCGTTGCTGGTGGAAGTCGGCAGCGGCGTCAACTGGGATCAAGCCCATTAA
- a CDS encoding MBL fold metallo-hydrolase encodes MKLKFWGVRGSIPTPGPQTVRYGGNTTCIQVLPSSGDLVILDAGTGIHALAKQLPKQLNRPVHILITHTHWDHIQGLPFFYPLFTAQNEIRIYGGQDPLTGCGIERSLSVQLQNSYFPISESQLKCRLHYRNLTAGAELRIGSLRIVPTILNHPVLNFGYRIDDDDGSSLFFTGDYEVPYNPYPPETVEYADFQRVVEQERQEAIKAMSGVDGLIIDSSYTDAEYSSKQGWGHGTYASSLRVARLAKIKKLFLTHHEPNRSDDELESIFAGLTNDSDTVGLQLYLAREGAEHSLC; translated from the coding sequence ATGAAGCTGAAATTCTGGGGCGTTAGAGGCTCCATTCCAACCCCCGGGCCTCAAACCGTACGCTACGGCGGCAATACCACCTGCATACAAGTGCTGCCTTCCAGCGGCGACCTGGTCATTCTGGACGCCGGTACCGGTATCCATGCCCTGGCCAAACAGTTACCGAAACAGCTCAACCGCCCGGTCCACATTCTGATCACCCACACCCATTGGGATCACATACAAGGCCTGCCGTTTTTTTATCCCTTATTTACCGCGCAAAACGAAATCCGCATCTACGGCGGCCAAGACCCGCTGACCGGCTGCGGCATAGAGCGGTCGCTGAGCGTGCAATTGCAAAACAGTTATTTTCCGATCAGCGAGAGCCAGTTGAAATGCCGGTTGCACTATCGAAATCTAACTGCCGGCGCAGAGCTGCGCATAGGCAGCCTGCGCATCGTCCCGACCATACTCAACCACCCGGTCCTCAATTTCGGCTACCGGATAGACGACGACGACGGCTCCAGTCTATTTTTTACCGGCGATTACGAAGTGCCATACAACCCGTACCCGCCCGAAACTGTCGAGTACGCCGATTTTCAACGAGTCGTCGAGCAGGAACGGCAGGAAGCGATTAAAGCGATGAGCGGCGTGGATGGCCTGATCATCGATTCGTCCTATACCGACGCCGAATATTCGAGCAAACAAGGCTGGGGGCACGGCACCTACGCGAGCTCGCTACGCGTCGCCAGGCTGGCCAAGATCAAGAAACTGTTTTTGACCCACCACGAACCGAACCGCAGCGACGACGAGTTGGAAAGCATCTTCGCCGGCTTAACAAACGATTCCGATACTGTCGGCTTACAGCTGTATTTAGCCCGAGAAGGTGCCGAGCACAGCTTGTGCTGA